DNA from Petropleomorpha daqingensis:
GAGGCAGGCAAGGTCGACCGGGCCGCGGTCGCCGAGCTCGCCGCCGCCGGCCGGCTCGACCCCGTCCCCGTGGTCGCGTGAGCGGCGCTGTCGTCGTCGCCGCGCTGCGCAGCCCCATCGGGACGGCGGGGCGCTCGCTCGGCGCCGTCCCGGCGGCCGAGCTCGCCGCCCCCGTGCTGGCCGCGGTCGCCGACGGCCTGCCCCGTCCGCGCGAGGTCGTGCTCGGCAACTGCACCGGCCCCGGTGGCGACGTCGCCCGGGTGGCGGCGCTGGCAGCGGGCCTCCCGGCCTCCGTTCCGGCCCTGACCGTCGACCGGCAGTGCGCCAGCGGGCTGGCCGCCGTCGCTCTCGGCACGCATCTCGTGGCGGCCGAGCCCGGAGTGGTCCTGGCCGGCGGTGTCGAGTCGGCCTCGACCGCGCCCTGGCGGTTCTGGCCACCGACGCCGCACGCCGAGCCGGTGCGCTACGAGCGGGCCCCGTTCGCCCCGGAGGCGATCGGAGATCCGGACATGGGCCCGGCGGCCGACGCGCTCGCCCGGGCGAGCGGGATCTCGCGAGCGGAACAGGACGCCTACGCCGCCCGCTCGCACGCCCGCGCCGCTGCCACGCAGCGGGCCGGTGGGTTCGCCGCCGAGATCACGCCGGTCGCGGGCGTCGACCGGGACGACCGCCCCCGCGCCGGGCTCACGGTCGACCGGCTCGCCCGCCTGCGACCCGCCTTCGGCCAGGACGGCACCCATACGGCCGGCAACTCGTGCGGGATCAACGACGGCGCGGCGGTGGTGGCGATCGCCGACGCGGCCACCCACCGTCGCCTCGGCCTGCCCGGGCTGCGGGTGCTCGCGACG
Protein-coding regions in this window:
- a CDS encoding thiolase family protein, with product MSGAVVVAALRSPIGTAGRSLGAVPAAELAAPVLAAVADGLPRPREVVLGNCTGPGGDVARVAALAAGLPASVPALTVDRQCASGLAAVALGTHLVAAEPGVVLAGGVESASTAPWRFWPPTPHAEPVRYERAPFAPEAIGDPDMGPAADALARASGISRAEQDAYAARSHARAAATQRAGGFAAEITPVAGVDRDDRPRAGLTVDRLARLRPAFGQDGTHTAGNSCGINDGAAVVAIADAATHRRLGLPGLRVLATATAGADPLLPGLSLVPAARRALDSAGLTWDDVDVIELNEAFAGQILACCRELGLDPERVCPQGGALALGHPWGASGAVLVVRLFTQLVRQRAGRYGLAAIAAGGGQGVAVVVEALT